In Myxocyprinus asiaticus isolate MX2 ecotype Aquarium Trade chromosome 8, UBuf_Myxa_2, whole genome shotgun sequence, a single genomic region encodes these proteins:
- the LOC127444596 gene encoding reticulon-4 receptor-like 2, whose amino-acid sequence METSTFTRSQRSSIAHNFKSALSLWLVVWLVVVKPVPAQNCPHRCVCYPTPMTVSCQAQNFTIVPTGMPYESQRVFLQNNRITELRVGSFAFGTQVLWLFSNNITWIEAGAFSELRDLEELDLGDNPHLHRLEGGAFRGLEKLQSLHMHRCRLAALPHDIFHKLYSLQFLYLQENQLHFIQDDLFADLINLSQLFLHGNRIRTLSENVFRGLVNLDRLLLHDNRVRQVNRRAFRDLGRLTMLFLFNNSLAELPGQAMHDIASIQFLRLNNNPWACGCEARPLWEFFRGARLSSSEVLCASPAPRRGQDLRFLREMDFALCPLPDPGSLGGTTTTTFSTKTRWWFSKNKPVSTSKGIFEKSSETKAYPFPGGKPSITSTSTKYELGDEEALLPKLDPEEYWANYGNEDAGITSLRCFELECPPEFDSLPPSSSTSRSSTSSLLLLSMSVLTVCIYLLFG is encoded by the exons ATGGAAACATCGACTTTTACGCGGAGCCAACGCAGCTCCATTGCGCACAACTTTAAGA GCGCGCTCTCGCTCTGGCTGGTTGTCTGGCTTGTCGTGGTTAAGCCCGTGCCTGCGCAGAACTGCCCTCATCGGTGCGTGTGCTACCCGACCCCCATGACCGTGAGCTGCCAGGCGCAAAACTTCACCATTGTGCCCACCGGCATGCCCTACGAATCCCAGCGCGTTTTTCTGCAAAACAACCGCATCACTGAACTGAGAGTGGGGTCCTTTGCTTTTGGCACACAG GTCTTGTGGCTCTTCTCCAACAACATCACCTGGATCGAGGCTGGTGCCTTCAGTGAGCTGCGTGATCTGGAGGAGCTCGATCTGGGCGACAACCCTCACCTGCACCGCCTTGAGGGCGGAGCTTTCCGTGGCCTGGAGAAGCTCcagagcctccacatgcaccgCTGCCGCCTGGCCGCCCTCCCCCATGACATCTTCCACAAGCTCTACAGTCTACAGTTCCTCTACCTGCAGGAGAATCAACTCCACTTCATCCAGGATGATCTCTTTGCTGACCTGATCAACCTCAGTCAACTCTTCCTGCATGGCAACCGCATCCGCACTCTGTCCGAGAATGTGTTCCGTGGCCTGGTCAACCTTGACAGGTTGCTGCTTCACGACAACAGGGTCCGTCAGGTCAACCGCCGTGCTTTCCGCGACCTGGGCCGACTGACCATGCTCTTTCTCTTCAACAATTCCCTGGCAGAGCTGCCCGGTCAGGCCATGCACGACATTGCCTCCATCCAGTTTCTGCGGCTGAACAACAACCCTTGGGCATGCGGCTGTGAGGCTCGCCCTCTGTGGGAGTTCTTCCGTGGCGCCCGTCTGTCCAGCTCCGAGGTGCTCTGCGCCTCCCCAGCCCCTCGTCGCGGACAGGACCTGCGTTTCCTGAGGGAGATGGACTTTGCACTCTGCCCCCTCCCTGACCCCGGCTCCCTTGGTGGCACGACCACCACCACTTTCAGTACCAAGACCCGCTGGTGGTTCTCCAAGAACAAGCCTGTCAGCACCTCCAAGGGCATCTTTGAGAAGAGTTCTGAGACCAAGGCATACCCCTTCCCTGGAGGAAAACCCTCAATTACATCTACATCCACAAAGTATGAGCTTGGGGATGAAGAGGCTCTTCTTCCCAAGCTTGACCCAGAAGAGTACTGGGCCAACTATGGCAATGAAGATGCAGGCATCACCTCCCTGCGCTGCTTTGAGCTTGAGTGCCCACCCGAATTCGACTCTCTGCCCCCCTCCTCCTCTACCTCTCGCTCCTCAACTTCTTCTCTCTTGCTACTCTCCATGTCTGTCTTGACTGTCTGTATCTATCTTCTTTTTGGCTGA